The proteins below are encoded in one region of Hordeum vulgare subsp. vulgare chromosome 3H, MorexV3_pseudomolecules_assembly, whole genome shotgun sequence:
- the LOC123443503 gene encoding protein DELETION OF SUV3 SUPPRESSOR 1(I)-like, translated as MAAAAPADAKAEAAKMDLLEDDDEFEEFEINQEWDDKEDGNEAVQQWEDDWDDDDVNDDFSLQLRKELEGGNTQKS; from the exons ATGGCGGCGGCAGCGCCGGCGGACGCCAAGGCAGAGGCCGCCAAGATGGACCTCCTCGAGGACGACGACGAGTTTGAAGAGTTCGAGATCAACCAAG AATGGGATGACAAGGAAGATGGTAATGAAGCTGTCCAGCAATGGGAGGATGACTGGGATGACGATGACGTGAACGATGATTTCTCACTGCAGCTGAGGAAAGAGCTTGAGGGAGGCAACACCCAGAAGAGTTGA